CCAAAATCATCAATTTGTGTGTCTGCTGCAGTTTCTGGTAGACCATAGCCACGCCTTCCCCATCATAAAAAGCCCTCAATAGTAAGAACAGTAATAAAACTATGATTTCCCAATTTCCAACTGTATAAAAATCTCTTTGTGTGATCCAACAGAGAATTACTACGGTAGTTATTCCACAAACATCCACCATAAACCACAGGGAAATGATCAGTAGAGCTCCTCTAATAAGAGAAGGAAACACTTACTCAACCTGGAAGCAGAACTCAGAGTTTTCATCTTCTAGGCTGCTGCTATTGCTCAGAACCTCGTGCTCTTCTTTTCCCGGCAAAGTCTCCCAGCTCTCATCACTAGAAGAATGCTCTTTATCTCGAGAGAAATACGACGGTAAACATGTTGACCATTCTCCATCACTGCAATAAgagctgaaaaaaaatatttggtcaCTTATTGACATTTATTAAAAACTTAATCAAATATACAGGATGACCTGGGGTGTGAAATAAGGTGCCGGTCATTATGATGAGCTGATCATCCTAATGAGTGTGAagcacttaaagggattggccactcttTTAAATAAATTGTGCTTGTGCCTTTACCGGCTTTATAAACCCTGAATATATagttttattagtgaaaatctgttGACAGTAAATGAGAGACTTCCTTTATTCACCAATATGCGCACCATTTTGTCTTTATCAAGCAAAAGGAAGTCTCTGAAAACTGCATTTTTCTCTATTCTATGACTTCAACTGTAATTATTTTACTGTAGTATTCTAAAAAGGCCCACAAACAAATATCTATCAATATCAAGAAGAAAGGTGTATAGTTATTTATAATTTTGGCTTATACTATATCTGTGCCATTCTTGTCTTGTCAGATAATCCCATTCATGCAATATTCATGGCAAATGTGAGCCTATTTCATCATGGTAAGGGGTTTAGCcgctatattttatatatagtaaACAAGGAGTAGAATACATACCTGTCATCATCCTTTGGGCAGTCCGGAAGCTTCATCCCACTGACTTCAAAGTCATCCCAGAATATATCGTCCACTACAGGAGTCTCCTCTTGTAGAGTTATAAAATCCTTACTACTAGCTTTCTTCCAGGGATCTTCCAGGCTTGTGGAGGTTGATTCCTTAACACGAGGCTTCCGATCCTTTCTGTTCTTTTCTAATTTGACTTGTGTTTCACGGATTCCTCTTCTGGAGCTTTTGGCCTCCTTTCTAGTTTCTTCTGCAATTAATTGGTCTTTCTTTGAAGAGCTTGCAGGAACCGGTTTCCGTATTTTAGGCCTGACAACAGGTTCATTTGTGTGGTCAGATTTATTGCGGTCTGTATTGGCGTCATTGCGATCAGCCATACTGCTCTTATCGGCCAGCTCAGGGCCGTCTTGTATTCGCTGCACATCACACAGACTGACACCGTTAATCCCTGTGGCTTCATCCTCTGACACAGAGCTTGCTGACAAACTCCATGGTGTCGTACACATGTCTATATTGGCATATTTGGCTAAGGAAGCAGACTTTACCTGAGATAAGTTGTCTTTTGGGCATTTAGGACTGAGGCTAGAAATGTCTAACAGTTCTTTTTGGAGTTCGGGGAGTAAGCAATTTACTGATTTTCTGCATTTTCCAGTTTCCCGATCTGAAAATTCATCACTATGTAAGCCAACACCATCCTCCCCCTCACTGCTGTCTGGCTCGAAAGAGTCAATATTCACAAATGAAATAGCATTTTTGGGAGAGTGGTGGGGATGATCCACTGAAGCGTGATTGACGACAGATCTTCTGCTTTTCACGCAGTCAGTGGGATTATTTAAAGTCTGACATCTGagtccacgctctgtcattggaAAAGGGGAAACAGCGTTTTGCTCAGCTTCAGTAAACACGGGCAAACTATCATTAGCATCCAATGTTCTGCTATCTTCCTTCAAATCAGCGGTTACAACAGGACCAATGCTAAAGAGGGACGAATCACAGCTTTCCTTGGAAACTGAACAGAAAATGATTGAAATCAGAATGGAAAATTTACATAAATGACATAAGCTTCTATACAGACAATCGCCACACTAGAAGATCTAGCATAACCTGCCATCTACTTACTAAAACCCCAGCTTGTCAGGGTCCAGGGGGTGGTCTCACTGAGCAATGAAAACAGGAGGTGGCAGTCAGGACCACCCACTGGACCCAAAGCACAGAAAGGGCTCTTCTTGCTCTATGACACATTGCAATTGCAATTTTACTtcaaaagaaacctaccaccatgaaaaTGTAGCCTGGTCTATTGGCAAAATAAAATCTTTGTACATCAAATAGACTAAAGTAAACCTTAAAACAAACTAAAAGGCTCTTTTATTATGGTTCAGCATCAAATATCCTTATTAAGGctacgtagcacggcgggcacacggcagcacggggagaggaggaggaggtgaactgCTGGGACTCTCACGATCCTGAGAACGGACGCCAAGCAATGAATGGGTGTAGTGGCAAGATTAGCAGATGTCCTGACACTCCATTCAATATTATGGGGTGTCGGAAATTGCAAAGCTGTTTTTTGAGGGAGTAAAGCCACTGTAGTCTCTAGTAGATTTATAAAAAAATGGCTGGGATATATCTATGCCAATTTATAATTCTAAGCAAAGCGCTTCCACTGGGAACAAATCAATCATAGATCTGTATTACTAAAGTGACTAAACCTCTGCTATACAGACATCTTCCTACGTGGCCTGTGACATTCTGCACAAGGCAGAGCATTCTAGTCGGGCGGACCTTTCACATACTGAAATGAAAAATATTCTGTGACAGATGTTAGAGAGATATTACCAAATCTGCCCCATGACAGAACAAAATTGTCCATATCTGAGTCTTATCAATCAGATGAGAAAAATAGCACACAATTCGTGCTTATAATAGTGAGATATGTTTATTAAACACGCAGAATGAGTCAGTTGCTAGGTAGGTAGCTAGatattacatatacatgcagtccccgggttacatacaagatagggtctgtaggtttgttctcaagttgaatttgtatgtaagtcggaactgtatattttatcattgtaatcccagacagaacttttttggtttctgggacaattggattttaaaaatgttgggttgtcataagaaccaggattaacaataaagcttcattacagacacctgtgataactgttacagctgatcattgcagcctaggactaaagtacaataaattaccaatatccagaggtccgtttgtaactaggggtcgtatgcaagtcaagtgttcttaagtaggggccgtCTGTATAAATGGATGTAATccagaaaaacacattttttgatcaagtgacaattggatttatttttttggattacagacaccttacagatgattggAACTAAAGTAAAGagtccagagatcttcaccagagttcacagtcagagaggtccatctttaactaggggttgtctgtaagtctggtgtccttaagtaggggaccgtctgtatacagcataatatgtactaTATTTATAAAGCTGCAATGCAAGCAGAGTCATAGAGAAGTTACATATTTTCatgttaacccctaggggactcggcctcttttggccttatggATGcggccctatttttcaaatctgacctgtgtcactataagtgcttatagctttggaacgctatgagatatccaggggattttgagattgttttctcgtggcacattgtacttcaaattagtttaaaaatttggatgaaatcttttgcgtttacttatggaaaaaaaaaaaattggcaaaaatttggaaaaattatgtatttttcattctaaattctctacttttgatgcagatagtcatagctcccaaataaattcataacttacatttcccaaaatgtctgctttaagttggttttttttaagattccacatattttactagaatgttaagaggctcagaatttaggtatcatttttcatatttttttgtaaaatcaccaaaacccgtatttagatgggcctgctcaacttctaattgacactgagaggcctaaataatagtgagactcttaaattaccccattgtggaaactacacccctcaacgtatgaaaaaccacttttaagaagtttgtcaaccctttaggtgttttataggggtttgaaacaaaatggaggtgcagtctgcaaattgtaatattttttcacaatacactaattatggatggaaaattaaacatttacaatggattaaatgaaaaaaggctccacatagtttgatacccaatttctcccgagtacacggatactctatatgtggtggtgacctgctgtatgggcgcacggccgggcacagaagggaaggaggcgccatgcagagcagatttgctatgtcacattgcacaggctataattttttttgtctttttattgtggacctataggggcttatttcttttagtacatgagatgcacttttctggtatgtaatattggggcatctatagctaattagtgagattttattaactctttgttggtggtagaaatgaaaatcatatatttttagggaaatttttgtgttttttttggccgttaaccataccataaaaatagtatattatttttattctatgggttgccacgattacgaaaagatctaaatttacatagatttttttattttttcccatttttactgaataaaaagtaatttggcaaaaattttgttaattttagcatcaccacctttcatatgcataacttttttattttacgagaaggattgttctttttagagtgcatacaattttttaaatcgctttttaaagcattttttatagggtattaattaaaaattcttttttagGAGCTttttcactttgcggatctaataacgattctgtttttttatgcagattgttacggacgcagagataccaaatatgttggggttttgtgtattttattaaattgtactgaataaaaacaaatttggagaaaatcttgttcattttagcatcaccatcttttcatatgcataacttttttatttttcggctgacaaatttgGTTAGGGACTTATTTTTTACGAGAACAGTTgtcctttttagtgggcttattttagagtgcataacatttttttaaatcactttttatagggtatgaaaaaattgtcttttttggaatgtttcggaatgttagcattttttttcctccggcgtttaccgtgcgggttcagtaacgattctgttttattatacaaattgttatggatgcggcaataccaaatatgcagggttgttttgtgtttttttttatactttattaagtgattttatggaaaagtgacattttaggggcttatatttttatgcatttattgtttgatttattctaatgtgtagtgttaagtgtttttacatgtttttacttacttactgctctgatcgctggttcaagttcaacacactgctctacaatactattttattgtagagcagtgtaaactgatcAGGGAGGGATCCGACTGCCTCGGACATCGGGCAGCTCtggggcacatggcagtccttGGAGCTGCccggaagtggatcggatcccctggtaagcggagcaggggatccgatccatagcggaaacaccgtttcacgccgcggtcatgcttgtaaggggttaacacccgcgatcggagtcagttccgatcgcgggtgttacagcgccgtgtcagctgtgatagacagctgacagccgctgcttctggtgctggctccgtttgtgagccggtgccagaagcaggacgttatagtgcgtcctggtgcgctaagtactataacgtcctggtgcgcctagggggttAAAACTATAAAATTTGCTGTGTTTctatacataaaaatatttgtGTGTCAGACGGAAGGGAAGAAGTTAACACTATTCACATGGGCTTATAAAAAGTTTCATGCTCTTGCGGCCTTTGGTAAGCTCCGATTCCTAGGCGAGTCAGTATCAGCGGAGGTAAGTAGTTCTCGTCAGAACATTTACAATCCTGTCCCTATCAGCAATTCTCAGGGGCAGAACTAAATCTAATATTTAAACAAAAGCTTCTTTCCTTCCTCTTTGAAATGTATCAGATAATAAAAGCAGAGCActgttcttttttttggaaaactaTACATGGCATGCAATGGACTGACAATACTTATGAGCTTTCACTCTGAAGAGTACTAATACAATCTGGTTGATGGCAGAGAGCAGGGAGTTGTGCAGCTATTGAGGACTCTCGGGGAGAAATCATCTAAGCCACTAGTCTTTCATCTGAATAGAAACATGAATTTAATCTCCTACATGTTCACTTTCATCATAAACCAgctgcaaaaaaaattattaaatgaaaaaatattgAGCTCCAGTAACTAAGAGATCTTAAAAAACCACAACCTGGAAGTACATGTGCAGCAAGGTtagcccttaaagaggacctgtcaggggaATTTCCATTTCGGCATATTCATGttaatatttttatgataaaaagttatacaaattcccAATAcacggaccgcctgtatactttctgtgtcagttcctcacagctttctagatctctgcttgctgtcattctatagaaagcatctatgtttacttccagtggacagaaatcagaccatggtcacacaggtgcactgctcgttatatcccacagctgtgattactctctgtgatactaacgagccgtgcacctgtgtgaccatggtcagatttctgtccactggaagtaaacaccgAAGcattctatagaaggacagcaagcagagatctaaaccctgaggaattgatacagaaagtatataggaaacttGTTTAACTTTATAATACAaagaataacattcatttgctgaaatggaaacaaCCCTTTAACCATCCACAGGTGGGAACAAAAAACCAAAACATTCATTtaaggtgaaaaaaaaattaataaaaaataaagggcCAGTGATCCATCAGTGAAAATGAACTGTAAAAGCTACAAGTTCAATTCCAGCTCTAAAGAGTAACCGTCACCTCTGCTTATGTGTCTATATTTAGTAAATACAGTATTAATATTTCACATAATATAACAATTCTAGATCATCTTTTCTTACATCTCTTTGGGTAATGCCagacatggcatttttggtccatttttaagcatgcgttttcaggccgtttaaaaacgcatgcacttTTTTCtgcttaccatgcatttggctgctttgaacctgtttatctatggCATCACCCTTTCTGGTATGTAGTTAGtcaagtgggtgttaccattaGTGGATTTGTAACTGCACAGTCAATCAGTGCTATCAAAGTGATCTGTGCATTTTTCCCAGTCTTAGAACAACACTGATAACACTCAATTGGAAATTTACTGACACACATTTTTAGGAGTAACAATGATGGTACGGCACAAAATAGTGGAGTTATAAGAAAGGATTTGGAATTGTTATTTCATGAGGAATACAAGTAGACATGCAGGAGAGGTCcaggacatgtcctctttaacatGAAACATCACCCTGATAAATCTATATCATTAAAACTTAATTTGAAGTCAAATATATGATACACATAAAAGAATCAAAGAATAACATATCACACACTTAAATCCTTCTCCATGTGTACACTGTCCAACTCCAGCCCTTCACTTTCTCTCCTCTGAGCTGGAGTTCGGTGTGGACTTTCCAGAGTGGGCCGAAAGCTGATATACGCGTGTCTTCTTCCGTATCTCCTCCCTGTGATAGTCTGATAGCCTCCTGATGGTTTAGGCCAGGCAGGTTTACAAGATTCCTGACCCATTCCTGCAAAGACATCACTCAGTTATCCAGCAGGTcatataaatacaatataaactttttgtatttaaaggggttgtccactttcaactaaTAAATGAtaaggtttgtgtaaggaaaagttattacattttccattataatttctgtatcaatttctcgctGTCAGTCTATAGAAAACCTCTATGTTTATTTGCGGTgcctagaaatctgtccatgttctTGATGGAGATGCAGGAGCCattagtatcacacggctctTATTACCCTCTGTTATAACGGCTCATGTGtgaccatggatagatttctatccactggaagtaaacatagcagatttctatagaatgacagcaagcagagatctagagatgcAGTaataaattgatacagaaagtatattggaaaattgtacaaaaacaatatcaattatttgctgaaagtggacaacccctttaacaaatctGTAGCTTTTAAATttttagggaacaggaagggAATATTCACATTGTGGGGAGTTTTCTCCAGACACCTACACAGTATCCGTATGGTTTAGGTTATacagagaaaacaatgcaatgttTCTTATACATGTACAACAGAAAAGGCATGCAGCACatcatataccgtatatgccggcgtataagacgactgggcgtataagacgacctccaactt
The DNA window shown above is from Engystomops pustulosus chromosome 1, aEngPut4.maternal, whole genome shotgun sequence and carries:
- the PJA2 gene encoding E3 ubiquitin-protein ligase Praja-2 isoform X1 codes for the protein MGQESCKPAWPKPSGGYQTITGRRYGRRHAYISFRPTLESPHRTPAQRRESEGLELDSVHMEKDLISKESCDSSLFSIGPVVTADLKEDSRTLDANDSLPVFTEAEQNAVSPFPMTERGLRCQTLNNPTDCVKSRRSVVNHASVDHPHHSPKNAISFVNIDSFEPDSSEGEDGVGLHSDEFSDRETGKCRKSVNCLLPELQKELLDISSLSPKCPKDNLSQVKSASLAKYANIDMCTTPWSLSASSVSEDEATGINGVSLCDVQRIQDGPELADKSSMADRNDANTDRNKSDHTNEPVVRPKIRKPVPASSSKKDQLIAEETRKEAKSSRRGIRETQVKLEKNRKDRKPRVKESTSTSLEDPWKKASSKDFITLQEETPVVDDIFWDDFEVSGMKLPDCPKDDDSSYCSDGEWSTCLPSYFSRDKEHSSSDESWETLPGKEEHEVLSNSSSLEDENSEFCFQVEEQNSLEDGEIPWLQYREDIESSTDEENEIGTHYLPPGFFILDGNNNLEDDSSMSEDLEVEWRLLDDFGDGIGVAQAMSYMDSQFLTYMALEERLAQAMETALAHLESLAVDVEQAHPPATKESIECLPQIIVTDEHNIVGQEQCCAICCSEYIKDEVLTELPCHHLFHKLCVTLWLQKSGTCPVCRHVLTSLLPEATSFLSDHDSPPSIHNAAGTR
- the PJA2 gene encoding E3 ubiquitin-protein ligase Praja-2 isoform X2 translates to MTERGLRCQTLNNPTDCVKSRRSVVNHASVDHPHHSPKNAISFVNIDSFEPDSSEGEDGVGLHSDEFSDRETGKCRKSVNCLLPELQKELLDISSLSPKCPKDNLSQVKSASLAKYANIDMCTTPWSLSASSVSEDEATGINGVSLCDVQRIQDGPELADKSSMADRNDANTDRNKSDHTNEPVVRPKIRKPVPASSSKKDQLIAEETRKEAKSSRRGIRETQVKLEKNRKDRKPRVKESTSTSLEDPWKKASSKDFITLQEETPVVDDIFWDDFEVSGMKLPDCPKDDDSSYCSDGEWSTCLPSYFSRDKEHSSSDESWETLPGKEEHEVLSNSSSLEDENSEFCFQVEEQNSLEDGEIPWLQYREDIESSTDEENEIGTHYLPPGFFILDGNNNLEDDSSMSEDLEVEWRLLDDFGDGIGVAQAMSYMDSQFLTYMALEERLAQAMETALAHLESLAVDVEQAHPPATKESIECLPQIIVTDEHNIVGQEQCCAICCSEYIKDEVLTELPCHHLFHKLCVTLWLQKSGTCPVCRHVLTSLLPEATSFLSDHDSPPSIHNAAGTR